Proteins from a single region of Hymenobacter sp. GOD-10R:
- a CDS encoding IS1182 family transposase: MQGKKQYLDKEVTHFRLSERVPPHNLYRRLAELVDWTFLYEETRTLYSHTGQPSLDPVVFFKLVLVGRLENLVSDRRLVEHCALRLDILYFLGYEVDEELPWHSTISRTRQLLPASVFEQLFDQVFALCVAQGLVAGNTQAVDSAPIKANASLESLQPKQLAQADSAPSAAVLTAPAHQLRNEAARQAKLKNVAGSLGSTHKKAKLWSNKTHYSPTDPDARVSVKPGKVRALNYLCSLAVDTAQGVISHVQADFADSRDSLHLPSLVRRLQPRLQAQGLHWQELLADAGYANGSNYAFLEERGITPWIPVFGQYKAQIEGFTYDLATDTYTCAAGKALPFQKYDTSADGSWLKIYWTAYQDCHHCPLKSTCVPTARRKQLTRTAYDPAYRRAWARQQSSQGQVMRRKRQSTVEPVFGNLIHHYGLRRVGTRGQAGAQKTMLLAAIAYNLKKLLKYQPRKCRTVALALPPPAPLFSLFKLRTRRVVASRKPKKNPTTN; this comes from the coding sequence ATGCAAGGTAAGAAGCAGTACCTCGACAAAGAGGTGACCCACTTCCGGCTCTCCGAGCGGGTTCCGCCCCATAACCTCTACCGCCGACTCGCCGAGTTGGTGGACTGGACATTTCTCTACGAGGAAACACGCACGCTCTACAGCCACACCGGGCAGCCCTCACTCGACCCGGTCGTGTTCTTTAAGTTGGTGCTGGTGGGCCGGCTGGAAAACTTGGTCAGCGATCGACGCCTCGTCGAGCATTGTGCCCTGCGGCTGGATATCCTTTATTTTCTGGGCTACGAGGTAGACGAAGAGCTACCCTGGCATTCCACCATTAGCCGCACACGCCAGCTGTTGCCTGCGTCGGTCTTCGAGCAGCTGTTCGACCAGGTCTTTGCCTTATGCGTGGCCCAGGGCCTGGTCGCGGGCAATACGCAAGCGGTGGACTCAGCTCCGATCAAGGCGAATGCCTCCCTGGAGAGCCTGCAGCCCAAGCAGCTCGCCCAGGCCGACTCCGCGCCTTCCGCCGCCGTACTCACGGCCCCCGCGCATCAGTTGCGCAACGAGGCCGCCCGTCAAGCCAAGCTCAAAAACGTAGCCGGGTCCTTGGGCTCGACGCACAAGAAGGCCAAGCTCTGGAGCAACAAAACGCACTACAGCCCCACGGATCCGGATGCACGCGTGTCGGTCAAACCGGGCAAAGTGCGCGCCTTGAATTACCTCTGCAGCCTGGCCGTGGATACCGCGCAGGGCGTGATCAGTCACGTGCAAGCGGATTTTGCCGACAGTCGCGATAGTCTGCATCTACCTAGTTTGGTCCGCCGTCTGCAGCCGCGCTTACAAGCACAGGGCCTGCACTGGCAGGAGCTGCTGGCCGATGCCGGCTACGCCAATGGCTCCAACTATGCCTTTCTGGAAGAGCGCGGCATTACGCCCTGGATTCCGGTATTCGGCCAGTACAAAGCCCAGATCGAGGGCTTTACCTATGATCTGGCGACGGACACCTACACCTGCGCGGCGGGCAAGGCGCTCCCGTTCCAAAAATATGACACCAGTGCCGACGGCAGCTGGCTGAAGATCTACTGGACCGCTTACCAGGACTGCCACCACTGTCCGCTCAAGTCGACTTGTGTGCCCACGGCACGGCGCAAGCAGTTGACTCGCACGGCGTATGATCCGGCTTACCGCCGGGCCTGGGCTCGCCAGCAGAGTAGCCAAGGCCAGGTGATGCGCCGCAAGCGCCAAAGCACCGTCGAGCCGGTCTTCGGCAACCTGATTCACCACTACGGTTTGCGGCGCGTGGGTACCCGTGGCCAAGCAGGCGCCCAGAAAACGATGCTGTTGGCCGCGATTGCCTATAATCTGAAGAAGCTGCTCAAGTATCAACCACGCAAGTGCCGCACGGTGGCCCTCGCCTTACCTCCGCCTGCGCCTCTGTTTTCGCTGTTCAAGCTACGAACACGACGAGTGGTGGCCAGTAGAAAACCGAAGAAGAACCCAACGACTAATTAG